In the Bacillus shivajii genome, one interval contains:
- a CDS encoding sodium:proton antiporter: protein MQRWVGFLVIFLTIFGLYKYKYRLLNLFLSRQWLRRLSIAFVMRIPAVRQKMMYQMLR, encoded by the coding sequence ATGCAGCGTTGGGTAGGGTTTCTGGTAATATTTTTGACGATCTTCGGTCTCTATAAGTATAAATATCGTCTACTAAACCTTTTCTTATCAAGACAGTGGTTAAGACGGCTCTCCATCGCGTTTGTGATGAGAATACCAGCCGTTCGTCAAAAAATGATGTATCAAATGCTTAGGTAA
- a CDS encoding ThiF family adenylyltransferase, with translation MSQSWTRYSRQMLFKPVGEQGQRKLDESKVFIVGMGALGTVIANHLVRSGVGHVVFCDRDFVEESNLQRQMLFNEQDVQQFLPKAVAAEQALKKLNSSVNIKGHVTDVNANNVESFIDGVDVIMDGTDNFETRYLLNDVAYKHGIPFVYGGAVSSRGMNAVFLPGKTPCLRCMFPTYGGAGQTCDTIGVLSPIVDIIASMQVMEVLKILTGNSEKLRNNLASIDLWENHSFEMKLEEINEECPTCQLKQYPALSQGENERVTTLCGRDTVQFMTANKLNLVSWERKLEKVASVKKSPYLLRAVLEEGETFVLFPEGRVLVQGTENISRAKTLYAKYIGM, from the coding sequence ATGAGCCAAAGTTGGACAAGATATTCAAGACAAATGTTATTTAAACCTGTCGGTGAACAAGGACAGAGAAAATTAGATGAATCAAAAGTGTTTATCGTTGGAATGGGTGCGCTTGGCACAGTTATTGCTAATCATCTCGTCCGCTCAGGTGTCGGACATGTTGTTTTTTGTGATCGAGATTTTGTTGAGGAAAGTAATTTACAAAGACAAATGCTTTTTAATGAACAAGATGTTCAACAATTCCTCCCTAAAGCTGTAGCGGCTGAACAAGCTTTAAAAAAGCTAAATTCATCAGTGAATATAAAAGGCCATGTGACAGATGTTAATGCTAATAATGTGGAATCATTCATTGACGGGGTAGACGTTATTATGGATGGAACCGATAACTTTGAAACCCGTTATTTATTAAATGATGTTGCATATAAGCATGGCATTCCATTTGTTTATGGTGGCGCAGTTAGCTCACGTGGAATGAATGCTGTTTTTCTACCTGGGAAAACCCCATGTTTACGTTGTATGTTTCCGACTTATGGTGGAGCAGGTCAAACCTGTGATACGATCGGTGTTTTATCGCCGATCGTAGATATTATTGCGAGCATGCAAGTAATGGAAGTATTGAAAATTTTAACAGGCAATTCAGAGAAATTGCGTAATAATTTGGCATCCATTGATTTATGGGAAAATCATTCTTTTGAGATGAAACTCGAAGAAATTAATGAAGAGTGCCCAACATGTCAATTAAAACAATATCCTGCTCTAAGCCAAGGTGAGAATGAACGTGTTACAACGTTATGTGGAAGAGATACGGTGCAATTTATGACAGCCAACAAACTTAATTTAGTTAGTTGGGAGAGAAAATTAGAAAAAGTGGCAAGTGTAAAAAAGAGCCCATATTTATTACGTGCCGTTTTAGAAGAAGGAGAAACGTTCGTACTATTTCCCGAGGGGAGAGTACTTGTGCAGGGGACAGAAAATATCTCGAGAGCTAAGACATTGTATGCGAAATATATAGGTATGTAA
- a CDS encoding spore germination protein, whose amino-acid sequence MANVVQRPASKDLQTNVSYLKDQLGIDKSFDLIHLDLEYNGIDMAVFTVDGFAKDEALTQIQRELNHINMDEEDDVNVVEKLTKSRIPYIEIETEHDLEEVVIQVLSGPAALVIDGYDQIIIIDTREYEIRGPEEPDTEQVIRGSKDGFVETLVFNAGLIRRRVRDRTLRNEYIRVGRRSHTDLCLTYIEDIADGELVQYVKEALQNIDTDGLPMGDKSLEEYIFGQHYNPYPLVRYTERPDVASTHLFEGHVLVLVDGSPSVIITPTTFWHHLQHAEEYRQKPSVGTALRFVRFAAVWMSIFLLPLWFLFAENPQLLPDNLQYIGPDEVGEVSLIAQFILAEAGIEMLRMAAIHTPSALATALGLVAAILIGEVAIEVGLFSNEVVLYLAIVAIGSFATPSYEMSLANRLIRIALLITVAIFHVPGYIIGSLLLIVLLTSMKAYDTPYFWPFIPFNARSMRDIVLRAPIPLKNRRPRAIHPLDPDR is encoded by the coding sequence ATGGCAAATGTCGTTCAAAGACCAGCTTCAAAGGACTTACAAACAAATGTCTCATATTTAAAGGATCAGTTAGGAATAGATAAAAGCTTTGATTTAATCCATCTAGACTTGGAATATAATGGGATTGACATGGCTGTTTTTACAGTGGATGGATTTGCAAAAGATGAAGCGTTAACCCAAATCCAAAGGGAATTGAACCATATCAATATGGATGAAGAAGACGATGTTAATGTTGTTGAGAAATTAACGAAGTCGCGTATTCCTTATATAGAAATTGAAACGGAACACGATTTAGAAGAAGTAGTTATCCAAGTGTTATCTGGTCCGGCAGCGTTAGTGATTGATGGATATGATCAAATTATCATTATTGATACACGGGAGTATGAGATACGTGGTCCAGAAGAGCCTGATACCGAACAAGTCATTCGTGGGTCAAAAGATGGTTTTGTAGAAACACTTGTTTTTAATGCAGGCTTGATTAGACGTAGAGTTAGAGATAGAACGTTAAGAAATGAGTACATACGCGTTGGAAGGAGGTCTCATACAGACCTTTGCTTAACGTATATTGAAGATATTGCTGATGGAGAACTTGTCCAATATGTAAAAGAGGCTTTACAAAACATTGATACAGACGGCTTGCCGATGGGGGATAAATCATTAGAAGAGTATATTTTTGGCCAGCATTACAATCCTTATCCACTTGTACGTTATACAGAGAGGCCAGATGTTGCATCTACTCATTTATTTGAAGGTCATGTTTTAGTGTTAGTCGATGGATCACCAAGTGTTATTATTACACCGACAACATTTTGGCATCACTTGCAGCACGCTGAAGAATATCGCCAAAAGCCATCTGTAGGTACAGCACTCAGATTTGTACGCTTTGCAGCAGTTTGGATGTCGATCTTTTTACTTCCTTTATGGTTTTTATTTGCAGAAAATCCTCAGTTGTTACCGGATAACTTACAATATATAGGACCGGATGAAGTCGGAGAAGTTTCATTAATTGCTCAATTTATATTGGCTGAAGCCGGTATCGAGATGCTGAGGATGGCTGCCATTCATACCCCCTCAGCATTGGCAACTGCACTTGGTCTTGTTGCAGCCATATTAATTGGGGAAGTAGCAATTGAAGTAGGGCTATTTTCAAACGAAGTCGTCTTGTATTTAGCGATTGTTGCGATCGGTTCTTTTGCAACCCCTAGTTATGAAATGAGTTTAGCAAATCGACTTATTAGAATTGCTTTATTAATTACTGTTGCTATATTCCATGTGCCAGGATATATCATTGGATCATTATTGTTGATTGTTTTATTAACATCGATGAAGGCCTATGATACGCCTTATTTCTGGCCATTTATTCCATTTAATGCGAGAAGCATGCGAGATATTGTTTTACGCGCACCAATTCCACTTAAAAATCGGCGTCCTAGAGCGATTCATCCATTGGATCCAGACAGATAA
- a CDS encoding rhomboid family intramembrane serine protease, with amino-acid sequence MNTMTLSLRFWEIVYHLVVKEGMRVVHINKNASEVWVEDDRKEPYQIIRLAEKDLDWSNQLKQDIKSTHERAKQVRKQLGLRQANVVNVIISQYPPVDDYQEIVDQPLPFSAGGKQQQRTILVTLDNLTETLFPLATEWSLHEMPSFISSDRVEDEESVIRSLRRAVQHSSDKRLEGERNLFFFGKPIFTYIILGCILAVYTVVEQFGSTTNPETLITFGAKFNPLILEGEWWRFFSAMFLHIGIFHLLMNSLALFYLGGAVERIFGTSRFFIIYFLAGLAGSVASFAFNENVSAGASGAIFGCFGALLYFGVRYKRLFFRTMGMNVIVILVINLAFGFMVPMVDNGAHIGGLIGGFVASAIVGMPNHSHQPKRLVAFISGGLALIALLFYAYNQEGTGQSYAVYYQIGTEYMKSEQYEDAQPYFEKVVNNDHIQDEELIAQSYFQLGSIEISSENFDQAKEYLGNTVSLSPSFFEGQYNLAVVYYYQGNYEEAYEQLQKAMEIQPNHEKAIQLEEELLRHLERSS; translated from the coding sequence ATGAATACAATGACTTTATCTCTTAGGTTTTGGGAAATCGTATACCACCTTGTCGTTAAAGAAGGGATGCGAGTCGTACATATTAATAAAAATGCTAGTGAAGTTTGGGTTGAAGATGATCGGAAAGAACCTTATCAAATCATTCGTCTTGCTGAGAAGGACCTTGACTGGAGTAATCAACTAAAACAAGATATTAAGAGTACACATGAACGAGCGAAGCAAGTCCGTAAACAGTTAGGGCTTAGGCAGGCAAATGTAGTGAATGTGATTATCTCCCAATATCCACCTGTTGATGACTATCAAGAGATAGTGGACCAGCCACTTCCATTTTCTGCAGGCGGAAAACAGCAGCAAAGAACGATCCTTGTGACTTTAGATAATTTAACGGAAACGCTTTTCCCCCTTGCAACAGAGTGGAGTTTACATGAGATGCCTTCATTTATTTCAAGTGATCGTGTTGAAGATGAAGAGTCGGTGATCCGATCGTTACGTCGTGCAGTACAACATTCGTCAGATAAAAGATTAGAAGGGGAAAGAAATCTCTTCTTTTTTGGAAAGCCAATTTTTACATACATTATTTTAGGTTGCATCTTAGCAGTTTACACAGTTGTAGAACAATTTGGTTCCACGACGAATCCAGAAACATTAATTACATTTGGTGCGAAGTTTAACCCACTCATTTTAGAAGGAGAGTGGTGGCGATTTTTCTCAGCGATGTTTTTACACATTGGTATTTTCCATTTACTTATGAACTCATTAGCTCTATTTTACTTAGGCGGTGCGGTTGAAAGAATCTTTGGTACAAGTAGATTCTTCATCATTTACTTCTTAGCCGGCTTAGCAGGTTCTGTAGCAAGCTTTGCTTTTAACGAAAATGTATCAGCTGGAGCCAGTGGCGCAATATTCGGTTGTTTTGGTGCATTATTATACTTTGGCGTTCGCTACAAAAGGCTATTTTTTAGGACGATGGGGATGAATGTTATTGTCATATTAGTGATTAACTTAGCGTTCGGTTTTATGGTACCAATGGTCGATAATGGTGCACATATTGGTGGGTTAATTGGTGGCTTTGTTGCATCAGCAATTGTAGGTATGCCTAACCATAGTCATCAGCCAAAACGGCTTGTTGCTTTTATATCTGGTGGTTTAGCTCTAATTGCACTTTTATTCTATGCATATAATCAAGAAGGAACAGGACAGTCGTATGCTGTTTATTATCAAATAGGTACTGAGTATATGAAAAGTGAACAGTATGAAGATGCACAACCATACTTTGAAAAAGTAGTTAATAATGATCACATTCAAGATGAGGAACTTATAGCGCAAAGCTATTTTCAATTAGGATCGATTGAAATTAGCTCGGAAAACTTTGATCAGGCAAAAGAATACCTTGGGAATACGGTATCTTTAAGTCCCTCATTTTTTGAAGGGCAATATAATCTGGCAGTCGTCTATTATTATCAAGGCAATTATGAAGAAGCTTATGAACAGTTACAAAAAGCTATGGAAATTCAACCGAATCATGAAAAAGCCATTCAATTAGAAGAGGAGCTATTGCGACATCTTGAGAGGTCGTCATAG
- a CDS encoding L-lactate dehydrogenase — protein MDYGNKTTRVVVIGTGFVGSSYSFSLINQNVADEMVLIDLNKEKAEGDAMDLNHGLPFGSPMKIWAGDYSDCKEADIVVITAGANQKPGETRLDLIEKNAKIFKGIVGSVMESGFNGIFIVATNPVDVLSYATWKFSGLPMERVIGSGTILDTARFQFLLSQYFDIDVRNIHGYIMGEHGDTELPVWSQTRIGVESIDRYMEKYKQDARKEDLEEIFENVRDAAYHIIERKGATHYAIAMGLIRLTKAILRNENSILTVSTLAQGEYGLNDVYLGVPAIVNQKGVQRIIEIELNDKEQSQLTHSANVLKDAMKPLFNM, from the coding sequence ATGGATTATGGAAACAAAACGACTAGAGTCGTTGTTATTGGTACTGGATTTGTCGGCTCAAGCTACTCTTTTTCATTAATCAATCAAAATGTAGCAGATGAAATGGTATTAATTGATTTGAACAAAGAAAAGGCTGAAGGGGATGCGATGGATTTAAACCACGGTCTCCCGTTTGGTTCTCCGATGAAAATTTGGGCAGGAGATTATTCAGATTGTAAAGAAGCAGATATTGTCGTTATTACAGCAGGGGCAAACCAAAAGCCAGGTGAAACGAGACTAGATTTAATTGAGAAAAACGCGAAGATTTTTAAGGGAATTGTTGGGTCTGTAATGGAAAGCGGCTTTAATGGCATCTTTATCGTTGCAACAAACCCAGTAGATGTTCTTTCATATGCAACGTGGAAATTTAGTGGTCTTCCTATGGAACGTGTCATCGGTTCTGGAACAATCTTAGATACAGCGCGATTCCAATTCTTATTAAGTCAATATTTTGATATTGATGTGCGAAATATTCACGGCTATATTATGGGAGAGCATGGTGATACAGAACTGCCGGTTTGGAGTCAAACTCGTATTGGTGTTGAGTCAATCGACCGTTATATGGAGAAGTATAAACAAGATGCAAGGAAAGAAGATTTAGAAGAAATTTTTGAAAATGTACGTGATGCGGCTTATCATATTATTGAGCGTAAAGGAGCAACTCATTATGCGATTGCAATGGGGTTGATACGGCTAACAAAAGCGATTTTACGAAATGAAAATTCAATCTTAACTGTATCGACATTAGCACAAGGTGAATATGGACTAAATGATGTTTATTTAGGAGTCCCTGCAATCGTCAATCAAAAGGGTGTACAAAGAATTATTGAAATCGAGTTAAACGACAAAGAGCAAAGTCAACTTACACATTCAGCAAATGTATTAAAGGACGCGATGAAGCCGTTATTCAACATGTAA
- a CDS encoding HAD family hydrolase: MPLKWEGICFDLDNTLFSHEEAFQYAIKACYEKYLSEINVPNCDITFGHFFSEFKANSDRYWGSFENKQLTGKEYRRIRFNKTMESLQLPFSNEHADAFHAHYYQIVDEYSVPYPGMKELLSTLSKREVKLGIITNGMADTQLKKIKKLGVDQWIHNEHIIISEEVEFVKPSREIFRIAEKRLQIHAEQLVFIGDSWKHDVEGALNSGWDAIFLNSRNEVKRNVRAKLTAEFKTLEEVKRFILEEEGRGVTV; the protein is encoded by the coding sequence ATGCCGTTGAAATGGGAAGGGATTTGTTTTGACTTAGATAATACATTATTTAGCCATGAAGAGGCGTTTCAATATGCGATAAAGGCATGCTATGAAAAATACCTTTCAGAAATAAACGTACCAAATTGTGATATCACTTTTGGGCATTTTTTTTCTGAATTTAAAGCAAACAGCGACCGTTATTGGGGAAGCTTTGAAAATAAACAACTAACAGGAAAAGAGTATCGAAGAATCCGTTTTAATAAAACGATGGAGTCATTGCAATTACCGTTTAGTAATGAGCATGCAGATGCCTTCCATGCTCATTATTATCAAATTGTAGACGAGTATAGTGTTCCTTATCCTGGGATGAAGGAATTACTTTCGACGTTGAGTAAAAGAGAAGTTAAGTTAGGTATCATAACAAATGGAATGGCTGATACTCAACTCAAAAAAATAAAGAAGCTTGGTGTAGACCAATGGATACATAATGAGCATATTATTATTTCAGAAGAAGTAGAGTTTGTAAAACCTTCTCGAGAAATCTTTCGTATCGCAGAAAAAAGGTTACAAATTCATGCTGAGCAGCTAGTTTTTATTGGTGATTCATGGAAACACGATGTAGAGGGGGCGCTTAACTCAGGGTGGGATGCGATATTTTTAAATTCGAGAAATGAAGTCAAAAGAAATGTTCGAGCAAAGCTGACTGCTGAATTTAAGACGTTAGAAGAAGTCAAAAGGTTTATTTTAGAGGAAGAGGGCCGGGGGGTGACCGTATGA
- a CDS encoding DUF92 domain-containing protein codes for MYVTILAVIGVYLLSVVAYKKGSLTKGGALAAFAIGATIAISLSLFGLIILGAFFLSSTMIGKYIRSEVEEIERKGERRDAIQVLANGGWASVSALIYGMTSMTVWLIAFIAALTAANSDTWASSIGKLSKRRPIHFFTFNKIEYGQSGGMTIAGTLGAIAGALFISLVTWLIAPLLHPSVEIGVSIIIIIAVIGFLAQYIDTVVGGTIQALFQCRICGKVTEKNLHCKINTEKIRGFACITNDVTNHACTLSAIGLTWLYFLML; via the coding sequence ATGTATGTAACGATTCTAGCAGTAATCGGAGTTTATTTATTATCAGTTGTTGCTTATAAGAAAGGGTCATTAACGAAAGGTGGAGCGTTAGCCGCCTTTGCTATCGGTGCTACAATAGCGATCAGTTTGTCATTGTTTGGTTTAATCATTTTAGGGGCATTTTTTCTCTCTTCTACAATGATTGGTAAGTATATTCGTTCGGAGGTTGAAGAAATAGAACGAAAGGGGGAAAGAAGAGATGCCATACAAGTCCTTGCAAACGGTGGTTGGGCTTCAGTTTCTGCACTTATATATGGCATGACTAGTATGACCGTTTGGCTTATTGCTTTTATTGCTGCATTAACTGCTGCAAATAGTGATACTTGGGCCTCTTCAATAGGAAAATTAAGTAAGAGAAGGCCGATACATTTTTTTACTTTTAATAAAATAGAATATGGACAATCTGGTGGCATGACAATAGCCGGGACATTAGGTGCTATAGCAGGAGCATTGTTTATAAGCTTGGTTACATGGCTTATTGCACCTTTACTCCATCCCTCAGTGGAAATAGGTGTATCAATTATCATCATTATTGCTGTTATCGGCTTTTTAGCACAATATATTGATACGGTTGTTGGGGGAACAATACAAGCATTATTTCAATGTCGGATATGTGGCAAAGTAACGGAAAAAAATTTACATTGTAAAATCAATACAGAAAAAATAAGAGGGTTTGCATGTATTACAAATGACGTGACTAATCATGCATGTACACTATCAGCAATTGGTTTGACTTGGTTATACTTTTTAATGCTTTAG
- a CDS encoding ROK family glucokinase: MDKHVYVGVDVGGTTVKLAFIQGTGEILNKWEIPTDLSNKGNNILKQIADTIAEKMNEYGVPSDSLKAVGVGAPGFIDVTNGSIIEAVNIGWRDFPLKEVLEKETNLPVFIDNDANLAAAGEMWKGAGEGAKNLLAVTLGTGVGGGILAGGEIIHGESGMAGEIGHITSVASGGAPCNCGKTGCLETVASATGIARLGIEAIKEKRYGLLQDTFEKKETLTAKDILDAAKKEDPLANQVVKQAMSYLGFALANLANALNPQTIVIGGGVSKAGIFLVDLLETEFKKYTIPKIGEDTKIRIATLGNDAGVIGAAWLAKQNTNG, from the coding sequence ATGGACAAGCATGTTTACGTTGGGGTTGACGTTGGCGGAACAACGGTTAAATTAGCTTTTATTCAAGGGACGGGAGAAATTTTGAATAAATGGGAGATACCTACGGATCTCTCTAATAAAGGCAATAACATTTTAAAACAGATAGCAGATACAATTGCAGAGAAGATGAACGAATATGGTGTGCCCTCTGATTCTTTAAAGGCAGTTGGTGTTGGTGCTCCAGGGTTTATAGATGTTACAAATGGTTCAATTATTGAAGCGGTAAATATTGGGTGGAGAGACTTCCCTCTTAAAGAAGTACTGGAAAAAGAAACAAATTTACCAGTATTCATAGATAATGATGCAAATTTAGCTGCTGCCGGGGAGATGTGGAAAGGAGCAGGTGAAGGCGCTAAAAATCTACTTGCTGTTACATTAGGTACAGGTGTAGGTGGAGGAATACTTGCTGGGGGAGAAATTATTCATGGAGAGAGCGGTATGGCTGGTGAGATTGGTCATATCACATCAGTAGCAAGTGGAGGTGCACCGTGTAATTGTGGAAAAACAGGGTGTTTAGAAACTGTCGCATCTGCTACTGGAATTGCTAGGCTTGGTATAGAAGCAATTAAAGAAAAACGTTATGGTTTATTACAGGATACCTTTGAAAAGAAGGAAACACTTACTGCGAAGGATATTTTAGATGCAGCTAAAAAAGAAGACCCTCTTGCTAATCAAGTTGTTAAACAAGCGATGAGTTATTTAGGGTTTGCGCTAGCGAATTTAGCGAATGCATTAAACCCACAAACAATCGTTATTGGTGGAGGAGTTTCTAAAGCGGGTATTTTCTTAGTGGACCTCTTAGAAACTGAATTTAAAAAATACACGATTCCGAAGATCGGTGAAGATACGAAGATTCGAATTGCTACGTTAGGAAATGATGCTGGCGTAATCGGGGCAGCATGGTTGGCAAAACAAAATACAAATGGTTGA
- a CDS encoding YueI family protein, translating into MSHEKLEEVLKRGIYGAGEVKPEERKLFLGTISERVYLALTNAQVRKKGMYPEVEKLLKTKKGIRLYINGTLNYPSYSNYVQSANKNSVQFTIVSDGQDSPLGVVIAAEQAIDNQGDIFIKDDAFDYDME; encoded by the coding sequence ATGTCACATGAAAAATTAGAAGAAGTATTAAAAAGGGGGATTTATGGGGCTGGTGAAGTTAAACCAGAAGAACGAAAACTGTTCTTAGGTACAATATCTGAACGAGTTTATTTAGCTTTAACAAATGCCCAAGTCCGCAAAAAAGGAATGTACCCAGAAGTTGAGAAACTGTTGAAAACGAAAAAAGGGATTCGATTATATATTAATGGTACATTAAATTATCCATCCTACTCGAATTATGTTCAATCTGCCAATAAAAACTCTGTTCAATTTACAATAGTTAGCGATGGACAAGATAGTCCTCTAGGTGTAGTTATTGCTGCAGAACAAGCGATCGACAACCAAGGGGATATCTTTATAAAAGATGATGCTTTTGATTACGACATGGAATAG
- a CDS encoding YqgU-like beta propeller domain-containing protein, which yields MKYIYFLLLLIFVMTGCFQPDRTGEDLEHLKEVNLIERPPAEIAFSISPLEVNEYSFIEVSGWFDEEHILFLTDESGTSKVYKHHIYSGDTELFFEHHDPILQMDASFDYEYFSIQKVALTDQSDILFINRQGDIVYSWENEGVAFDVFWNPYANGRLLITEMDGDFQSSIHEVNLTEGSINTHEDTPYYLQWLGENQLSYLAWDDYSLGFSAPIKSWSLNGDNEGASVIQRDVITYFGLFDEKYVTVRADEDDNDLSVFEVYQYDDLEPLISWKTNTLNTYSSEWWIPSFTYTKDHFYFLDPIETGDIFDYEAGFHLKSVNLMNGKIMKIVEDIEELVPLKVSPDGYWVLKGNQLEHVVSTSTGAKWDLLW from the coding sequence TTGAAGTACATTTACTTCCTATTGTTGTTAATTTTCGTTATGACTGGATGTTTTCAGCCTGACCGTACAGGCGAAGATTTGGAACATTTGAAAGAAGTGAATCTGATAGAGAGGCCCCCTGCAGAAATAGCATTTTCAATATCTCCACTTGAAGTAAATGAATACTCGTTTATTGAGGTAAGTGGTTGGTTTGATGAGGAGCACATTTTATTTTTAACGGATGAAAGCGGGACATCCAAAGTTTATAAGCATCATATCTATTCAGGTGATACTGAACTGTTCTTTGAACATCATGATCCTATTTTACAAATGGACGCTAGTTTCGATTACGAATATTTTTCCATTCAAAAAGTCGCTTTAACTGATCAATCAGATATATTATTTATTAATCGTCAAGGCGATATTGTGTATTCATGGGAAAATGAAGGGGTGGCATTTGATGTTTTTTGGAATCCTTATGCAAATGGAAGGCTCTTAATAACAGAAATGGATGGGGATTTTCAGTCATCGATTCATGAAGTGAACTTAACGGAAGGATCTATTAACACACATGAAGATACACCTTATTATTTACAGTGGCTTGGTGAAAACCAATTAAGCTATTTAGCTTGGGATGATTATTCTTTAGGGTTTAGTGCACCGATAAAAAGCTGGTCATTAAATGGTGATAATGAAGGTGCTTCTGTTATACAAAGAGATGTTATTACATACTTTGGACTATTTGATGAGAAGTATGTAACTGTAAGAGCAGATGAAGACGATAATGATCTATCAGTTTTTGAAGTATATCAATATGATGACCTTGAACCGCTTATTTCATGGAAGACAAATACCTTAAACACATATTCCAGTGAGTGGTGGATCCCTTCTTTTACTTATACGAAGGATCATTTTTATTTCCTAGATCCGATTGAAACAGGGGATATCTTTGACTATGAAGCAGGGTTTCATCTAAAGTCAGTGAACCTAATGAATGGTAAAATAATGAAGATTGTTGAAGATATTGAAGAACTCGTTCCGTTAAAGGTATCACCAGATGGGTATTGGGTTTTAAAAGGAAACCAGCTTGAACATGTTGTTTCTACAAGTACAGGGGCTAAATGGGATTTATTGTGGTAA
- a CDS encoding YqgQ family protein, which produces MTFFDVQQLLKKYGTLIYTGDRSGDLQLMEDELKELYELGMIEKDEYQMARLVIIKEKK; this is translated from the coding sequence ATGACTTTTTTTGACGTACAGCAATTATTAAAAAAATATGGGACGCTTATTTACACAGGAGACCGTTCCGGTGATCTGCAATTGATGGAAGATGAACTGAAAGAACTATACGAATTAGGTATGATTGAAAAGGATGAATATCAAATGGCTAGGCTTGTCATTATCAAGGAAAAAAAGTGA
- a CDS encoding 5-formyltetrahydrofolate cyclo-ligase, giving the protein MNKKSLRKEMKNKYNTMSNEERKTRTIRIHNQLLHWEGWKASKIVGTTVSVGNEVDTYELIKNCWEEGKLVVVPKCEPNGKQLHFYKLTSFDQLEDSFYGLKEPNPNKCERIQPTEISLLIVPGLFFDKNGYRVGYGGGYYDRFLSEFQLKTCALCYDFQILEYVPYEKHDIPVETLVSESIVIPCM; this is encoded by the coding sequence ATGAATAAAAAGTCTTTACGTAAAGAAATGAAGAATAAGTATAATACGATGTCTAATGAAGAGAGAAAGACACGTACAATAAGAATTCATAACCAATTATTACATTGGGAAGGATGGAAAGCATCGAAAATAGTAGGAACGACAGTCTCTGTTGGTAATGAAGTAGATACATACGAGTTAATAAAAAATTGCTGGGAAGAAGGAAAACTAGTTGTGGTTCCAAAATGTGAACCAAACGGTAAACAACTTCATTTTTATAAACTCACTTCTTTTGATCAATTAGAAGATTCGTTTTATGGATTAAAAGAGCCGAACCCTAATAAGTGTGAGCGTATTCAGCCTACTGAAATTTCTTTACTCATCGTTCCTGGGCTTTTCTTTGATAAAAACGGGTATAGAGTCGGTTATGGCGGCGGATATTATGACCGTTTTTTATCTGAGTTTCAATTGAAAACATGTGCCCTTTGCTATGACTTTCAGATATTAGAATATGTACCGTATGAAAAACATGATATTCCAGTTGAAACACTAGTTTCGGAGTCAATAGTTATACCATGTATGTAA